One Streptomyces sp. L2 genomic window carries:
- a CDS encoding NAD-dependent epimerase/dehydratase family protein → MHIVGNGFLARNLAPLAARHPDTVVLAAGVSWADGTSDADFRRELDLVLTWARRCAADGRRLVFFSTASTGMYGRVAGPGREDVPVEPCTPYGRHKLHLEERLAASGADCLVLRLGHLVGPGQPAHQLLPMLARQVAEGRVRVHRGASRDLIAVADAVTVVDRLLAGGLRGETVNVASGNAVPVERIVDWLERRLGVRAHRELHDTGGQHTISTDKLRRLVPEVADLGFGTDGYHLRALESFPLDVPPAAPAAPADGLPGSSATQVPVGTLGSTT, encoded by the coding sequence ATGCACATCGTGGGAAACGGGTTTCTCGCCCGGAACCTAGCCCCTCTGGCCGCCCGGCACCCCGACACCGTCGTCCTGGCGGCCGGGGTGTCCTGGGCCGACGGAACCTCGGACGCCGACTTCCGCCGCGAGCTCGACCTCGTCCTCACCTGGGCCCGCAGATGCGCGGCGGACGGGCGCCGCCTGGTGTTCTTCTCCACCGCGTCCACCGGCATGTACGGGCGGGTCGCCGGCCCCGGCCGCGAGGACGTCCCCGTCGAGCCCTGCACCCCGTACGGCCGGCACAAACTCCACCTGGAGGAGCGGCTCGCCGCGTCCGGGGCGGACTGTCTCGTGCTCCGCCTGGGACACCTGGTCGGCCCCGGGCAGCCCGCCCACCAGCTCCTGCCGATGCTGGCTCGGCAGGTGGCCGAGGGCCGGGTCCGGGTCCACCGGGGCGCGAGCCGCGATCTGATCGCCGTGGCCGACGCGGTGACCGTCGTCGACCGGCTCCTCGCGGGCGGTCTGCGCGGCGAGACGGTCAACGTGGCCTCGGGCAACGCCGTCCCCGTCGAGCGGATCGTGGACTGGCTGGAGCGGCGCCTCGGCGTGCGGGCCCACCGCGAACTCCACGACACGGGCGGCCAGCACACCATCTCCACCGACAAGCTGCGCCGGCTGGTGCCGGAGGTCGCCGACCTCGGCTTCGGCACCGACGGCTACCACCTGCGGGCCCTGGAGTCGTTCCCGCTGGACGTGCCCCCGGCGGCTCCGGCGGCCCCGGCGGACGGCCTCCCGGGCTCAAGCGCGACTCAAGTACCGGTGGGGACCCTTGGCAGTACGACATGA
- the ssuE gene encoding NADPH-dependent FMN reductase yields MPTILAVSGSPSVGSFTHEVLGLAADGLVAAGCRVETLVVRELPAAALLGGDTGDPELRDALRRVAAADAVVVATPVYKAAYSGLLKAFLDVLPQYALRGKPVLPLASGGSMAHALALDYGLRPVLASMRPAAITDAVFVPADTAHTDPVTGARRPGPAALERLDEAVAQLTALLAAPAPRVPLTVAA; encoded by the coding sequence ATGCCGACCATTCTTGCCGTGTCCGGTAGTCCATCGGTCGGGTCGTTCACCCATGAGGTGCTCGGGCTGGCCGCCGACGGTCTGGTGGCGGCCGGGTGCCGGGTGGAGACTCTTGTCGTGCGGGAGTTGCCGGCCGCCGCGCTGCTCGGTGGGGACACCGGTGATCCGGAGTTGCGGGACGCGCTGCGGCGGGTCGCCGCCGCCGATGCCGTGGTCGTGGCGACCCCCGTGTACAAGGCCGCGTACTCCGGTCTGCTGAAGGCGTTCCTCGACGTGCTGCCGCAGTACGCGCTGCGCGGCAAGCCGGTGCTGCCGCTGGCGTCCGGCGGGTCGATGGCCCACGCCCTCGCCCTGGACTACGGGCTGCGCCCGGTCCTCGCCTCCATGCGGCCCGCCGCCATCACCGACGCCGTGTTCGTGCCGGCCGACACCGCGCACACCGACCCGGTGACCGGCGCCCGCCGCCCCGGCCCCGCCGCGCTGGAACGCCTCGACGAGGCCGTGGCCCAGCTGACCGCGCTGCTCGCCGCGCCCGCCCCGCGCGTCCCGCTGACGGTCGCTGCCTGA
- a CDS encoding SDR family NAD(P)-dependent oxidoreductase codes for MDLGLSGRAVLVTGATGGIGRATARAFAREGARVAVAHHTDREGAEKLAAELGAHDDRAFALPYDLADPEAPRTATAAVERRWGALDVLVVNAVRYGARRAPGTHFEDVPEDEWRPVVEGNLTPALRTVQHAVAGMRRRGFGRIVLMSSHNALGGNRGQEFYGAAKAALHGLTRSLMWDLADSGVLVNVVCPGLTTTDRVLAALPETVRERERTATPTGRLTTPEEVADAVVFLSSPANGNITGEALTVGGGR; via the coding sequence ATGGACCTCGGACTGAGCGGCCGCGCCGTCCTGGTCACCGGCGCCACCGGAGGCATCGGCCGTGCCACGGCCCGCGCCTTCGCCCGGGAGGGCGCCCGAGTCGCCGTGGCGCACCACACCGACCGGGAGGGCGCCGAGAAGCTCGCCGCCGAACTCGGCGCCCACGACGACCGGGCGTTCGCGCTGCCCTACGACCTCGCCGACCCCGAGGCGCCGCGCACCGCGACCGCCGCCGTCGAGCGCCGCTGGGGCGCACTCGACGTCCTCGTCGTCAACGCCGTCCGCTACGGCGCCCGCCGCGCCCCCGGCACCCACTTCGAGGACGTCCCCGAGGACGAATGGCGCCCGGTCGTCGAGGGCAACCTGACGCCCGCGCTGCGGACCGTGCAGCACGCCGTCGCCGGCATGCGGCGGCGCGGCTTCGGCCGCATCGTCCTGATGTCCTCGCACAACGCGCTCGGCGGCAACCGCGGCCAGGAGTTCTACGGCGCCGCCAAGGCCGCCCTGCACGGCCTCACCCGCAGCCTGATGTGGGACCTGGCCGACAGCGGCGTCCTGGTGAACGTCGTCTGCCCCGGGCTCACCACCACCGACCGCGTGCTGGCCGCGCTCCCCGAGACGGTCCGCGAACGCGAACGCACCGCGACCCCCACCGGTCGCCTGACCACCCCGGAAGAAGTGGCGGACGCCGTCGTGTTCCTGAGTTCCCCGGCCAACGGCAACATCACCGGCGAGGCCCTCACGGTGGGAGGCGGCCGATGA
- a CDS encoding MupA/Atu3671 family FMN-dependent luciferase-like monooxygenase, translating into MNASHRRPGGPLDFGVFFFAALGDRVRETYDLMLDCARRADALGLGFVSTPERHFHRFGGAFPNPAVTSAAIAAVTERVQIRAGSVVTPLHPTARVAEDFAMVDGLSGGRAAISVGSGWNVNDFVLAPQEYHGRRARMISDVHALREAWRTGVWHGTDPFGKDVDIDIYPRPVQRELEIWVTASRSEDTFREAGRMGCNVLTHLENQDPESLTEKVALYREARAASSVPGRGKVTVMMHTYLADDAEEARSTGGAWLRDYLLTAIDLESRAVSAGGRMSGGKQGRAVLAGDAAQRKLADLGVNRYLDGNSLIGSVEEAAVTAERVRAAGADEIACLVDFVGEPQQVLASLEHVGALQARFAGALASAA; encoded by the coding sequence GTGAACGCGAGCCACCGGCGCCCGGGTGGGCCGCTCGACTTCGGCGTGTTCTTCTTCGCGGCGCTCGGCGACCGGGTCCGCGAGACCTACGACCTCATGCTCGACTGCGCCCGCCGCGCCGACGCGCTCGGCCTGGGGTTCGTCTCCACGCCCGAGCGCCACTTCCACCGCTTCGGCGGCGCCTTCCCGAACCCCGCCGTCACCTCCGCCGCGATCGCCGCGGTCACCGAGCGCGTGCAGATCAGGGCGGGCAGCGTCGTCACCCCGCTGCACCCCACCGCCCGGGTCGCCGAGGACTTCGCGATGGTCGACGGCCTGTCCGGCGGCCGCGCGGCGATCTCGGTCGGCTCCGGCTGGAACGTCAACGACTTCGTGCTCGCCCCGCAGGAGTACCACGGCCGGCGCGCCCGCATGATCAGCGACGTGCACGCCCTGCGCGAGGCCTGGCGCACCGGTGTCTGGCACGGCACCGACCCGTTCGGCAAGGACGTCGACATCGACATCTACCCGCGGCCCGTCCAGCGCGAGCTGGAGATCTGGGTCACCGCCTCCCGCAGCGAGGACACCTTCAGGGAGGCGGGCCGGATGGGCTGCAACGTGCTGACCCACCTGGAGAACCAGGACCCGGAGTCCCTCACCGAGAAGGTCGCCCTCTACCGGGAGGCGCGCGCCGCCTCATCGGTCCCCGGCCGCGGCAAGGTCACCGTGATGATGCACACCTACCTCGCCGACGACGCCGAGGAGGCGCGCAGCACCGGCGGGGCCTGGCTGCGCGACTACCTGCTCACCGCGATCGACCTGGAGTCCCGCGCGGTCAGCGCCGGCGGCCGGATGAGCGGGGGGAAGCAGGGGCGTGCGGTGCTGGCCGGTGACGCCGCTCAGCGCAAGTTGGCCGACCTCGGCGTCAACCGGTATCTCGACGGCAACTCGTTGATCGGGTCCGTGGAGGAGGCGGCGGTGACGGCGGAGAGGGTTCGGGCGGCCGGGGCCGATGAGATTGCGTGTCTTGTCGACTTCGTGGGGGAGCCGCAGCAGGTTCTCGCGTCGCTGGAGCATGTCGGGGCGTTGCAGGCGCGGTTCGCTGGGGCGCTGGCCTCGGCTGCGTGA
- the rfbB gene encoding dTDP-glucose 4,6-dehydratase, with the protein MKILVTGGAGFIGSHYVRTLLNDGYDGYDGYDAPEADGGTPDAYAGADVTVLDKLTYAGNRENLPAAHPRLTFVRGDICDAALLDDLLPGHDAVVHFAAESHVDRSVASGAEFVRTNVLGTQTLLEACLRAGVQRFVHVSTDEVYGSIDEGSWTETWPLAPNSPYAASKASSDLVARAYWRTHGLNVSITRCSNNYGPYQHPEKLIPLFVTNLLEGESVPLYGEGANIREWLHVDDHCRAIHLVLNRGRAGEIYNVGGGNERTNRQITEQLLELTGSDWSSVRRVADRKGHDLRYSLDESKIRDELGYAPRIPFEQGIAETVAWYRDNPGWWKAVKSASATAPSQPARTQEPVA; encoded by the coding sequence ATGAAGATCCTGGTCACCGGCGGCGCCGGTTTCATCGGCTCGCACTACGTGCGCACGCTCCTGAACGACGGCTACGACGGCTACGACGGCTACGACGCACCCGAGGCGGACGGCGGCACGCCCGACGCCTACGCCGGCGCCGACGTCACCGTCCTCGACAAGCTGACCTACGCGGGCAACCGGGAGAACCTGCCGGCCGCCCACCCCCGGCTCACCTTCGTCCGCGGCGACATCTGCGACGCGGCGCTCCTGGACGACCTGCTGCCGGGCCACGACGCCGTCGTGCACTTCGCGGCCGAGTCCCACGTGGACCGCTCCGTCGCCTCCGGCGCCGAGTTCGTCCGGACGAACGTGCTGGGCACCCAGACCCTGCTGGAGGCCTGCCTGCGGGCCGGCGTCCAGCGGTTCGTGCACGTCTCCACGGACGAGGTGTACGGCTCCATCGACGAGGGCTCGTGGACCGAGACCTGGCCGCTGGCCCCCAACTCGCCGTACGCCGCCTCCAAGGCGTCCTCCGACCTGGTGGCCCGCGCCTACTGGCGGACCCACGGCCTGAACGTCTCCATCACCCGCTGCTCCAACAACTACGGCCCCTACCAGCACCCCGAGAAGCTCATCCCGCTGTTCGTCACCAACCTCCTCGAAGGCGAGAGCGTCCCGCTGTACGGGGAGGGCGCCAACATCCGGGAGTGGCTGCACGTGGACGACCACTGCCGGGCCATCCACCTCGTCCTGAACCGGGGCCGGGCCGGCGAGATCTACAACGTCGGCGGCGGCAACGAGCGCACCAACCGGCAGATCACCGAGCAGCTGCTCGAACTGACCGGCAGCGACTGGTCCAGCGTCCGCCGCGTCGCCGACCGCAAGGGCCACGACCTGCGCTACTCCCTCGACGAGTCGAAGATCCGCGACGAGCTGGGCTACGCCCCCCGCATCCCCTTCGAGCAAGGCATCGCCGAGACCGTCGCCTGGTACCGGGACAACCCCGGCTGGTGGAAGGCCGTCAAGTCGGCGTCGGCCACGGCGCCTTCCCAGCCCGCGCGGACACAGGAGCCGGTGGCATGA
- a CDS encoding NAD(P)-dependent oxidoreductase has translation MTLPARGAGPVVVLGGTGFAGRHCRTALEANGVPTVDVSRSTPGPHRLDLADVTPGTLAGLLHETGAAAVVNAAGAVWACGDDAMHALNARLPAVLAEAVTQLPPGLRPPVVQLGTVYEYGPAPDGMPEQTEDTPCRPVGTYGVTKLRGTRALLGAADAARFGAVVLRVSNMLGPGAPTASLPGLVAAHLADAARDPDGPAPLHLAPLTAHRDYIDVRDVADAALAALDHARHHPGGRVFNIGSGGTVPVRGLVRRMVERSGLPVELVEEGRAALSRGDAGRQRLSVRAAARDLGRRPRRTLDESIDDLLRQASGGTLPRTPIGDRGAFEQGRAGSDVTTGAESVPNRSRR, from the coding sequence ATGACGCTCCCCGCGCGGGGCGCGGGTCCGGTGGTGGTGCTCGGCGGCACGGGGTTCGCCGGGCGCCACTGTCGTACGGCCCTGGAGGCGAACGGCGTCCCCACCGTGGACGTCTCCCGCTCCACCCCCGGCCCCCACCGCCTGGACCTCGCCGACGTCACCCCCGGCACGCTCGCCGGGCTGCTGCACGAGACCGGCGCCGCCGCAGTCGTCAACGCGGCCGGCGCCGTCTGGGCGTGCGGCGACGACGCCATGCACGCCCTGAACGCCCGCCTGCCCGCCGTGCTCGCCGAGGCGGTCACCCAGCTGCCGCCCGGACTACGGCCCCCGGTCGTCCAGTTGGGCACGGTCTACGAATACGGTCCCGCGCCCGACGGTATGCCGGAGCAGACCGAGGACACACCGTGCCGGCCCGTCGGCACCTACGGCGTCACCAAGCTGCGCGGCACCCGTGCCCTGCTCGGCGCCGCCGACGCCGCACGGTTCGGCGCCGTCGTCCTGCGCGTGTCCAACATGCTCGGCCCCGGCGCCCCCACCGCCAGCCTGCCCGGCCTCGTCGCCGCCCACCTCGCCGACGCGGCCCGCGACCCGGACGGCCCCGCCCCGCTGCACCTCGCCCCGCTCACCGCCCACCGCGACTACATCGACGTACGCGACGTCGCCGACGCCGCGCTCGCCGCCCTGGACCACGCCCGGCACCACCCCGGCGGCCGGGTGTTCAACATCGGCAGCGGCGGCACCGTGCCCGTCCGCGGGCTCGTGCGGCGCATGGTCGAACGCTCCGGGCTGCCCGTGGAACTGGTCGAGGAGGGCAGGGCCGCCCTGTCCCGCGGCGACGCAGGACGGCAGCGGCTGTCCGTGCGGGCCGCCGCCCGCGACCTCGGCCGGCGGCCCCGCCGCACCCTCGACGAGAGCATCGACGACCTGCTGCGGCAGGCGTCCGGCGGCACGCTCCCGCGCACCCCGATCGGGGATCGAGGAGCGTTCGAGCAGGGCCGAGCAGGATCCGACGTGACGACGGGCGCGGAATCCGTGCCGAACCGATCACGGAGGTGA
- the rfbH gene encoding lipopolysaccharide biosynthesis protein RfbH yields MSDHRELVLDAVRKYHQDQQEARPFVPGTTEIWPSGAVLDEDDRVALVEAALDLRIAAGTSSRKFESRFARRLKRRKAHLTNSGSSANLLALTALTSPHLEERRLRPGDEVITVAAGFPTTVNPILQNGLVPVFVDVDLKTYNTTADRVAAAIGPKTKAIIIAHALGNPFPVAEIAQLAEEHDLFLIEDNCDAVGSLYNGQLTGTFGDLATVSFYPAHHLTMGEGGCVLTSNLALARIVESLRDWGRDCWCEPGESNKCLKRFRYQMGTLPAGYDHKYIFSHVGYNLKATDLQAALGLTQLDKLDSFIDARKSNWQRLRDGLLDVPHLILPEATPGSDPSWFGFVLTVEPSAPFSRAELVGFLEDRKIGTRRLFAGNLTRQPAYVDQPHRVVGSLTNSDIITEHTFWVGIYPGLTEEMVDYIAASVREFVASRL; encoded by the coding sequence ATGAGCGACCACCGAGAGCTCGTGCTCGACGCGGTGCGCAAGTACCACCAGGACCAGCAGGAGGCCCGCCCGTTCGTGCCGGGCACCACCGAGATCTGGCCGTCGGGCGCCGTGCTCGACGAGGACGACCGGGTGGCGCTCGTGGAGGCCGCGCTCGATCTGCGGATCGCGGCCGGCACCAGCTCCCGCAAGTTCGAGTCGCGGTTCGCCCGCCGCCTGAAGCGGCGCAAGGCGCACCTGACCAACTCGGGGTCCTCCGCCAACCTGCTGGCGCTGACCGCCCTGACCTCGCCCCACCTGGAGGAGCGCAGGCTGCGCCCCGGCGACGAGGTCATCACCGTGGCGGCGGGCTTCCCGACCACGGTCAACCCGATCCTGCAGAACGGCCTCGTGCCCGTCTTCGTCGACGTCGACCTGAAGACGTACAACACGACCGCCGACCGGGTCGCCGCCGCCATCGGCCCCAAGACGAAGGCGATCATCATCGCCCACGCCCTCGGCAACCCCTTCCCGGTCGCCGAGATAGCCCAACTCGCCGAAGAGCACGACCTGTTCCTCATCGAGGACAACTGCGACGCCGTCGGCTCCCTCTACAACGGGCAGCTCACCGGCACCTTCGGCGACCTGGCCACCGTCAGCTTCTACCCGGCGCACCACCTGACGATGGGCGAGGGCGGCTGCGTCCTCACCTCGAACCTGGCGCTCGCCCGGATCGTGGAGTCGCTGCGCGACTGGGGCCGGGACTGCTGGTGCGAGCCGGGCGAGTCCAACAAGTGCCTCAAGCGGTTCCGCTACCAGATGGGCACGCTGCCCGCCGGGTACGACCACAAGTACATTTTCTCGCACGTCGGTTACAACCTGAAGGCCACCGACCTCCAGGCCGCGCTCGGGCTGACCCAGCTGGACAAGCTGGACTCGTTCATCGACGCCCGCAAGAGCAACTGGCAGCGGCTGCGCGACGGCCTGCTGGACGTGCCGCACCTGATCCTCCCGGAGGCCACCCCGGGCAGCGACCCGAGCTGGTTCGGCTTCGTGCTCACCGTCGAACCCAGCGCGCCCTTCAGCCGGGCCGAGCTGGTCGGCTTCCTGGAGGACCGCAAGATCGGCACCCGTCGGCTGTTCGCCGGGAACCTCACCCGCCAGCCGGCCTACGTCGACCAGCCGCACCGCGTCGTCGGCTCCCTGACCAACAGCGACATCATCACGGAGCACACGTTCTGGGTGGGCATCTACCCGGGGCTCACCGAGGAGATGGTCGACTACATAGCCGCCTCCGTCCGCGAGTTCGTCGCCTCCCGGCTCTGA
- a CDS encoding glucose-1-phosphate thymidylyltransferase, producing the protein MKALVLAGGTGTRLRPFSHSMPKQLIPIANKPVLEHVLSGIKDLGVTEIGLIVGDREPDIVDALGDGAGLGLSLTYLRQDAPRGLAHAVQVARGFLGDDDFVMYLGDNMLPDGVVEAAEQFRTHRPAAQVVVQKVADPRAFGVAELDAEGRVTRLVEKPQEPRSDLAMIGVYFFTSAVHEAVDSIEPSARGELEITDAVQWLVARGSEVRATEYTGYWKDTGRVEDVLDCNRQLLDQLVRSVDGEVDEESVLIGPVSVAPGARIVRSFIEGPAVIGPGSVIEDSNVGPHTSIGGDVTLSSTHISYSIALDGASVSGVHAVHGSVIGRSAAVSSGDLVTRRHRLVVGDHTRIEVAA; encoded by the coding sequence ATGAAGGCACTTGTGCTGGCCGGAGGAACGGGCACCCGGTTGCGCCCCTTCAGCCACTCCATGCCCAAACAGCTCATCCCCATCGCCAACAAGCCGGTCCTGGAGCACGTCCTGTCCGGCATCAAGGACCTCGGCGTCACCGAGATCGGTCTGATCGTCGGCGACCGCGAACCCGACATCGTCGACGCGCTCGGCGACGGCGCCGGACTCGGCCTGTCCCTGACGTATCTGCGGCAGGACGCGCCGCGCGGCCTCGCGCACGCGGTGCAGGTCGCCCGCGGCTTCCTCGGCGACGACGACTTCGTGATGTACCTGGGCGACAACATGCTGCCCGACGGCGTCGTGGAGGCCGCCGAGCAGTTCCGTACGCACCGGCCCGCCGCGCAGGTCGTCGTGCAGAAGGTCGCCGACCCGCGCGCCTTCGGCGTCGCCGAGCTGGACGCCGAGGGGAGGGTGACCCGCCTCGTGGAGAAGCCGCAGGAACCGCGCAGCGACCTCGCCATGATCGGCGTCTACTTCTTCACCTCCGCCGTCCACGAGGCGGTGGACTCCATCGAGCCCAGCGCCCGCGGCGAACTGGAGATCACCGACGCCGTGCAGTGGCTGGTCGCCCGCGGCTCGGAGGTGCGCGCCACCGAGTACACCGGCTACTGGAAGGACACCGGCCGCGTCGAGGACGTCCTGGACTGCAACCGGCAGCTCCTGGACCAGCTCGTGCGCAGCGTCGACGGAGAGGTCGACGAGGAGAGCGTCCTGATCGGCCCGGTCTCGGTCGCGCCAGGCGCCCGGATCGTCCGCTCCTTCATCGAGGGGCCGGCGGTCATCGGACCGGGCAGTGTCATCGAGGACAGCAACGTCGGCCCGCACACCTCCATCGGCGGCGACGTCACCCTCAGTTCCACCCACATCTCGTACTCCATCGCCCTCGACGGCGCCTCGGTCAGCGGGGTGCACGCCGTGCACGGCTCGGTCATCGGCCGCTCGGCCGCCGTCAGCAGCGGCGACCTGGTCACGCGCCGGCACCGTCTGGTCGTCGGCGATCACACCCGGATAGAGGTCGCGGCATGA
- a CDS encoding FAD-dependent oxidoreductase, with translation MSGTDTGTTTLDVLIVGAGPVGLTAAHELARHGLTVRLVDAAHGPAVTSRALATHARTLETYDQMGVIDELLPRGRRVEHFTLHQHGRRLIRFDTDYSRLPTRFPYTLMVDQAVTEDVLRTAAERRGVPVEWDTRLTGFEDTGDGVTATLRHESGETETVRASWLLGTDGGHSTVRKQLGLRLVGDSSETWLIADAVVHTDLPADSIHWMRTREGTVMLVPFPDEGKWRLLDTRDATYDGDDEAVARRFARKISAGTGRTVTVEPPSWVSVFTIQQRMIPTMRSGRCFVAGDAAHVHSPASGQGMNTGVQDAYNLAWKLALVQRGASEEALLDTYSAERVPVGAGLLASTRFATILVQLKNRYAAAALRAMFTVVRTVRPLKSKIERKIMGGMSALDLRYEDSPLTTPDTTASTAVPAGSRASRVTAGRYDGSAAWRAFLAELRTPEPTLLCAARPQDGPALHALQDAYGPVLNVRTAAELYDHKGDLREDLGLADGAWLLLRPDGYVAATGDDVTGTAPREALHRLGLRATAPAARTEADAPDADAPEADPAEPADPAVDPVAALATLAAGAAACADMATAAAVAMAVRALSPPAARTATIPAPRRPARATT, from the coding sequence ATGAGCGGAACCGACACCGGCACGACCACCCTCGACGTCCTGATCGTCGGGGCCGGCCCCGTCGGCCTCACCGCCGCCCACGAACTGGCCCGGCACGGCCTCACCGTCCGGCTGGTCGACGCCGCGCACGGCCCCGCCGTCACCTCCCGGGCGCTCGCCACGCACGCCCGCACCCTGGAGACGTACGACCAGATGGGCGTGATCGACGAGCTGCTGCCGCGCGGCCGGCGCGTCGAGCACTTCACGCTGCACCAGCACGGCCGCCGCCTCATCCGCTTCGACACCGACTACAGCCGGCTGCCCACCCGCTTCCCGTACACCCTCATGGTCGACCAGGCCGTCACCGAGGACGTGCTGCGCACGGCGGCCGAGCGGCGCGGCGTCCCGGTCGAGTGGGACACCCGGCTGACCGGGTTCGAGGACACCGGCGACGGTGTGACGGCCACGCTCCGGCATGAGAGCGGTGAGACCGAGACCGTGCGGGCCAGTTGGCTGCTCGGCACCGACGGCGGCCACTCCACCGTGCGCAAGCAGCTCGGTCTGCGACTGGTCGGCGACTCCAGCGAGACCTGGCTGATCGCCGACGCCGTCGTCCACACCGACCTGCCGGCCGACAGCATCCACTGGATGCGCACCCGGGAGGGCACGGTGATGCTGGTGCCGTTCCCCGACGAGGGCAAGTGGCGCCTGCTCGACACCCGGGACGCGACGTACGACGGCGACGACGAGGCCGTCGCCCGCCGGTTCGCCCGCAAGATCAGCGCGGGCACCGGCCGTACGGTCACCGTCGAACCACCGAGCTGGGTGTCGGTGTTCACGATCCAGCAGCGCATGATCCCGACCATGCGCTCGGGCCGCTGCTTCGTCGCCGGCGACGCCGCTCACGTGCACAGCCCCGCCTCCGGACAGGGCATGAACACCGGTGTGCAGGACGCCTACAACCTCGCCTGGAAGCTCGCCCTGGTCCAACGGGGCGCGTCCGAGGAGGCGTTGCTGGACACCTACAGCGCCGAGCGGGTCCCGGTCGGCGCGGGCCTGCTCGCCTCCACCCGGTTCGCCACGATCCTCGTACAGCTCAAGAACCGCTACGCGGCGGCCGCGCTGCGGGCCATGTTCACCGTCGTACGCACCGTCCGCCCGCTCAAGTCGAAGATCGAACGCAAGATCATGGGCGGCATGTCGGCCCTCGACCTGCGCTACGAGGACTCCCCGCTCACCACCCCGGACACCACGGCGTCCACCGCCGTCCCGGCCGGTTCGCGCGCCTCCCGGGTCACGGCCGGACGGTACGACGGCTCGGCGGCCTGGCGCGCGTTCCTCGCGGAACTGCGCACCCCCGAACCCACCCTGCTGTGCGCGGCCCGTCCCCAGGACGGACCGGCCCTGCACGCCCTCCAGGACGCCTACGGCCCGGTCCTCAACGTCCGTACCGCCGCCGAACTGTACGACCACAAGGGCGACTTGAGGGAGGACCTCGGTCTCGCCGACGGCGCCTGGCTGCTGCTTCGCCCCGACGGCTACGTGGCCGCGACCGGCGACGACGTCACGGGCACCGCCCCGCGCGAGGCCCTGCACCGCCTGGGACTGAGGGCGACCGCCCCGGCGGCCCGGACCGAAGCCGACGCCCCCGACGCCGACGCTCCGGAGGCCGACCCCGCCGAGCCCGCCGACCCCGCCGTAGACCCCGTCGCCGCCCTCGCCACCCTCGCCGCAGGGGCTGCCGCGTGCGCCGACATGGCCACCGCGGCGGCCGTCGCCATGGCGGTGCGGGCGCTGTCCCCGCCGGCCGCGCGGACCGCGACGATCCCCGCGCCGCGGCGGCCCGCTCGGGCCACGACCTGA
- a CDS encoding VC0807 family protein, translated as MTPHAGPQASPPLNSPATPQSSAPRPSAPGSALRPLLIDVAVPLVLYYVLNKGAHLNTVDSLVLSGAVPAVRTVYGLVRDRRVNGLALLMLVVTLVGAAISLISGDARLMLAKESLGTGLIGGSILVSAFTSQPLMASAMRPFMTKGKPEREAAWEHLRATEPRFRAGITRTTQLWGAGLLADCVLRVVGAYTLPVHTMVWMSTVILVGAIAVLMLGTGKTSDEAEKLLEAEVARRQDTA; from the coding sequence ATGACCCCCCACGCCGGCCCGCAAGCGAGTCCTCCGTTGAACTCTCCCGCCACCCCGCAGTCCAGTGCCCCCCGGCCGAGCGCGCCGGGCTCCGCGCTGCGCCCCCTGCTCATCGACGTGGCCGTCCCCCTCGTTCTCTACTACGTGCTGAACAAGGGCGCCCACCTGAACACGGTGGACTCCCTCGTGCTCAGCGGTGCCGTGCCCGCCGTGCGGACGGTGTACGGCCTGGTGCGCGACCGCCGGGTCAACGGGCTGGCCCTGCTCATGCTGGTCGTCACCCTCGTCGGCGCCGCGATCAGCCTGATCAGCGGCGACGCCCGGCTGATGCTGGCCAAGGAGTCCCTGGGCACCGGCCTGATCGGCGGGTCCATCCTGGTGTCCGCTTTCACCTCGCAGCCGCTGATGGCGAGCGCGATGCGCCCGTTCATGACGAAGGGCAAGCCGGAGCGCGAGGCGGCCTGGGAGCACCTGCGCGCGACCGAGCCCAGGTTCCGCGCCGGCATCACCCGCACCACGCAACTGTGGGGCGCGGGCCTGCTCGCCGACTGCGTCCTGCGCGTCGTCGGCGCCTACACCCTGCCCGTGCACACCATGGTGTGGATGTCGACGGTCATCCTGGTCGGCGCGATCGCCGTCCTGATGCTCGGCACCGGCAAGACGTCCGACGAGGCCGAGAAGCTCCTGGAGGCCGAGGTCGCCCGGCGGCAGGACACGGCATGA